The Canis lupus baileyi chromosome 5, mCanLup2.hap1, whole genome shotgun sequence region ACTTAGGAAATAAAGAACCAATTTTTACCAAGATTTACCAAAAACCCCAAGATTTATGTGAAATTGAGCCCAAAAGCAGTCCTGTAAGTCAGAAAGCTTGGTTTAAAGACAGATTTTATAAACGATACCGAATTATATACATCCTTATTCCTAATGCTTTAGGAAAATGAAAGCTAGCAATATATTGATTTCTAAAAAGAAGATACTAGGCCAAAAGTTTCAgcttaaaacaagcaaaagaaatcaGAGCTTTCATTTTCACCAAATCTTTATGTCCTAAGAGTAAATTACAAGATTAGGCAGTGGATCATTTCACCTTTCGCAAAACAAAAGTGAGCTTTTAAACATCCTTATGTTAAGCCAGCAGACGGGGAGAGATGAGGGAAAGTGTCTGAAGGCAATCTGCTGCTACTTACAGAGCTGCTGCACCAGAGATGATTTCAATCAACTCTTTGGTGATGACAGCCTGGCGGGTGCGATTGAACGTCAAAGTCAGTTTGTCAATCATCTCagctacaaacaaaacaaagggatTAGACAACACAATCCAACACTACAAAAGAATAATTTGTTCATTAACATATTCAAAGATGTATGTTGCTTAATTTAAGATTACGAATTTGCATGTCTTTTTGGTATGAAACCTGGCCTCTCAAAAACTTTTACAAAGTAATTTTACCTCTTCCATGGATACCTTTTCAAAATACTTGCTAATTTACTGTCTACCAAGTGCCCTATACTTCCTTTAAGGCAGAGATGGTATTTCTGTCTTTTCAGGTAAAAATATTCAAGGAAAGGGATGGTCATTGGTCAAAAATGTGACAATCAGtggcagagggatgcctgggtggctcagtggttgagtgtctgccttcggctcgggtcatgatcccagggtcctgggattgagtcccccactgggccccccacagggagcctgcttctccctctgcctgtgtctctgcctctctgtgtctcttatgataaataaataaaatcttaaaacaaacaaacaaaaaaggaatcagTGGCAGAGCCTGTGACTAGATCCTTGTTCTCTCGTCTCTTGGTCTACTTAAAGAATGGCAATGTTTTTGATGCAAAGATCTACAAGCTACTCTCAGCAAGAGAATCCTGAGAAGAGATCCACTATGTGCTTACAAGCGTTCTTGCTAGCATTGTCCATGGCTGTCATCCTGGCACTCTGCTCACTCGTGGTGGATTCCTTTAGAGAATAGTAGATGATGTTGGCCAAATTGTATTCTTGGTAATTCTGCAGCACGTCAGCATCAATATCATCATAGATACTCATGCTCTCTGTTAAAACAAGTTACAAGTTATGAATTTCTTTGAAGTTGTACAGTGCAAAAAGGGATTTAATCTGAACAGCTTACTAGTATAGAAACCCTAAGTAATtatagagcagaaatcaatgtaAGATAGGTTAAAACAGTTCTAAAAGTTTCATCTATTTCCACACTATCAATTATAACAGATTTTCAGCAAAACATAATGTGTAAACAAAACATTTGATATTCTACTGCAAATGTTTAACTTAGTAAAAACCAAGAAGCCAACGATTAAAATAACTTCTCTGCATTTCAAGGTTATGAAGTCCTCTGGATAGcatcagtgcctggcacaatgtcagcaaatatttttttttttttttaaataaaagaattaattaattaaaaaaactgaagCTCGTTTAGGGGAATACAAAAATCCCAAATTAGTCATTTGATATTGGAGAAATCTGCAGGTATCCATcaggaaaatgagagggaaatggAATAAAGAAGGGAGGGGAATCAGAAGCCAACACAAAATGCTATATGGATGATAACCCCAGTTTTATACCactaagaagaaaaatgacaacagTCAATTAAGAATGGCATGTCATTGTCAGAAACATCCAATGTCAGagacattaaaatgttaaaaaaaaaagtatatcttaatacataaaatacatatggagaaaagaaaaatgcctcaggaaaataaaattggttCCAGAATATTATTTCTAGGATACTTCCCTGAGCAACGATGACGTTCCTTAAAGAAGAAGACAAGAGAATTGAGTGGGGCAACATAAATTTGTTGTGAGCACTGTTCACATAACTGCTCCAGCTGCTGATCATACTGTGCTTTGGTAGAGTTCCCAGACAGAGATTGCAAAGCCAATTCTAGCTAGGCTCTTCAATCTCGAGAACAAGAAAGCATGtctaatcatttattcatttatgttcaGTTAATGAAAGAATGGAGTAAGAGATCATGGAAACCACTGATAGATGGTGACAGGAAGAGCACAACATCGTTTTGCTACAGGCCGACCTGACAAACACTATTTTCCTGAAAGCAAAAATCTCTGCCTTCTACACAGAAAAATACTTTTCCTACAAAAACTGCTTACCAGCACTTGCAACGGTTTCAAGGGAAAAGATGGGCTTTTCTTCTGTCTTGTAGGAGATGACAGACctaaaaattaataagcaaatatCAATCtcacaataatattttaaaatttaagtaagaatttgcttattttaaagaacACAAGCATGAAAAAGCTtagatttctaaatttttcttgcCTGAACCGATTAAAGATGATAGACCCTTCGTCAAATTCGTATCCAGAATTCAGCAGTTCCAGGGCAATGACAGATGCATCTCCAAAAGTAGGAGGTTTTCTTCCTACTTCTTTGAAGGACACCAGAaactggtcagagtgagtcctACAAGAGAATCAGGAGATCACGCAGAGCAGTTTAAAGGAATATTTCTGCCAAAATAACACGGGAATAAGGAAAAGTGATTATTTATTTCACTGTGGATcaagttttttttgggggggggcaggcaaGGGCACATTCACTGAGTAGAGTTGTTCTATCCATTATCATGATTATTTAATGGCTGCAAGGAATAAGGACTAATAATCAGTCCTCTCTTATGTTGTATTTCTCTACGcctttatttatcttctttctaTCTCAATTAACTGCtgtttatttctgatatttccaggCTGTGCTAACTACCCAGAGTCCTTGCTTGTTTAAAATGCCAACTAGCTTTTGGTATTCCTATTGCATTCCACTTGTACTAGATGGAGAAACACAAGCCaagtgaaaaacagaagaaatttatatattctggtatttctgaaaaaataaataaataaataaataaataaaaacaaaacccaaccctCTGAGagtaaaacagaagaaatttatatattctggtatttctgaaaaaataaataaataaataaataaataaataaataaataaataaataaataaaaacaaaacccaaccctCTGAGAGTATAAAAATAGGTAATGATGCTGAAATAAACCATCAAAGACACTCCCGTTTATTCATGCTTGCACCCATTTACACATAAATAGTATCTATTTAAATTACCTATGAAGTATACCCCTGATTTTATCACCAATTCCAACGAGCATAACTTCTTTCCCAGCTGCTTGGAGTGTGGCCACCTCATTTTTCATCTGTTTAGCAACCGAGGAATGAATAGCACCACAGAGCCCTCGATCTGAAGACACACCGATAAGAAGGTGTTTCTTCTTGTCTTCAGGCACCTTAATATCAGCTTTTTCATACAGGGCTTagatacaaacaaaaacaagaattttaaaatatgtaacataCACTAAATATAGCAATAATCCCTGATTTACAAAAGAGATGAAAGAGTTGACTGTTTTTGAAATGATGCATTTAATTTAGGAGGTACCTAACTAATATAATCAAAACTGTCTGTTACTTATTCAATTCACAATCAGGTTGAAAACCATAAAGCTTTAAATCTCTATATCATAAAGGCTCCATGGGCCAATTAATCTCAAACGGTGACTTAAAGAAATCTCTGGTACAATTAAAGAACTTGTAAGGAGGCCTGAATTATAGAGTACCAACTTACCTACACATCAAACTCGTGAAGAATGCAAATCTTCAGTATACAAGCAAAAATTAGGAAGTATTTAGTGACCTGCTTCTATAATCAAGCTCATATAAAAACTACTGGCATTAAAATAGCAGATGCCACTTTATTTTGGGGATTGCCTTAACCACCTCACTTGGTTGGTCTAGTCTTGTAAGGAGCAGAGGCCAAGAGAGGATTAAATTGGATGAAATATGCACAGATTTTACTGGGAAGCTCAGGAAATGGCTGTGGGAGAAGTGGGAAAGGAGTTAGAAGGGCCTTCACATCATGACACCTGTCTGAGCTccaggaaggagggaagtgaGGTTGGGTGGCAGCTTCCTGGACTACTGTATAGTTGAGGGGAAGTTCAGCAAGGAGGTTGGGGGGACTGCAAGTCTCCCAGGAACATGCCTGCTTGGGCATCCTGTCTGCTCAGGTGCTGGCTAGGCATAGCCCATGGGAAGCGTGGCCTGGGTGTAAACGCTGGGGGAATTCCAGTGGCTGGGACCCCTGCAGGTGCGGAGCATCTTCAGGGCCACCACATTCACTCATTTTAACAAAATTCCTGCTACCACCTTTTTCATTAGAGAACAAGGATTCTCAAATGCCTAAACTGGAGGATCCTCCATAAAAAGCAGAGAGTAGTATGATGGGAGGACACCcactgggatgagcactgggtgctactcctgaaaccagtattacactaatatgttaactagattttttttttttacagtaggctccatgctgggcatggagcccgatgtggggcttaaactctcGACCCTGAGagtaagacctgagctgagatcaagagtcaaacatttaactgactcagccacccaggtgcccccaattagaatttaaataaaaatttgaaacaaaaaaaggagagagaagtacTCAACTCCAAAGTACTATTTAAGTCTCTTAAGTTTTATATAGTATAAAATGCctgttaaaattttctaatttaaatatttaaaatgatcagCCACTTAGTATCTAGCCGTTAGTATTTGGTTTGAAGGACTTCGGAACTGACTGGAAGCCTCGgcttgaatttttaatattttaccgCAAATACTCTAATCAGACTTCTTCTTTATTAATTTCGTGATTATGGACTTCGGagggaaaaacatttattatacttAATCATATCAGCAGGAAAGGTGAATAGTGAAATAACCTCCCTTTTTTATAAATAGGCCAGAGTAATTTATCAACCaaacttaactgagccaccagggtgcttCGTATTTATCATGCAGCGAATGGGATTCACAAGAGCTGGTGCTGGTAAGGATTGCTGGAACCTAACCTGCCAACCCTCCTCTGTACTGTTACGTGAAACTAAATGTAGCATTTTGAGAGCGAGGACCCATTTCCACCAAGGCCAAGTGTTCTATCATTTTCTCATGCAAAGTTTTTACCAgtataaatgaacattttaaaacatggaagAGTACAAGAAAACTTTTGCACGAGGAAATTTACATCTATTATGTTAATGCACAGATAATACATAAATTTTCTTCAACTTGGAAATAagcaaattttgctttttttacagTTGATGTTGACACATTCCACTCATGTATCCACGCTTGCTCAGTCAACTCCACTGTAGGGTACCACATCCCCACCCCACGGTCCTAAAACAGCACATCACAATGTCATAGGACAAAGCCAAGCACCTGAGTTGAATGCACTATATCTCTAAGTTCTTTTCAATGTATAGTTAATAATCTGGAAACATTTTCAGAGTATTTTAAACATTCAGAGAACAAACAGCGGTTACTAGGCAGGCTTTGATGCCAAACCACCTAAGTGCATGACCTCGGGCAAGTTACTTGACTTTACTgtttctcatctgcaaagcaGGGACCCTAGCAGTTCTGACCTTCATAGGTTTGCTATGAAAAATGAGCAATGTCAAACTCTCACAATAGACCTGTTATCACCAAACACCAAATAAGTCATTAGTGGTGATCTCTGTTAAGCAGTTCTTCATAATTTGTGAATTACTACACCCTTCTCTTACCCAAAGAGCCTACTCCATACACTCGAGCTGGTTTCAGCTCTCTCTCGGCTCGGGCATATTTTGCTGCTGCTACCATTTTCATAGACTTGGTGATTTTCTGGATGTTTTTGATGGACTTTAGTCGCCGGGTAACTGAAAAGCAAAAGTACTGTGTTACATTATAGGAGTTTTAACGTCACTTGTGAATTTACTGCAATAACTTTCTAAACTGCAGGGCAGAATAATCAGCACTTAGACAATGATTAACAGGATGACGCTAACTGAGGCTTGAAATTAAGAATGAGTACCAAGCAGACGTGACCCAGCTGCTCTTCGGACAGACAAGGTGGCCACGTGAGTGCTAACAGGTCAACCCAGCTGCCACTCACACAGGACAGGCAGGACGGCCACAGAGCAGGGCAGTTTATCATACATTTAAGACATTtaaataggaatgcctgggtggctcagtggttgggcacctgagGTCAGTGAAAcctccactcaggtcgtgatcctgggatccaggatcgagtcccgcgcatcaggatccctgcgaggagcctgcttctccctctgcctctgtctctctctctgtgtctcttgtgaataaataaataaataaatcttaaaaaaatttaaatatagcttTTTGTACTTATATCATTGTAcagacaaaagaatgaaacaaccATGTGTTGCCTCACTCCAAAATAAGTTACATATGCACATATGACTTAGAATCATCTTGTCAATTTTGACCAAATATACAATGGGCTAAAGCagcatatttttcaaagtatttttttggTCAAAATTTAGTTTTTGTTAATTCACATACTGAAATTAAGTACTTACTATCTTTTAGAGTTGCCATATTTCGAACTTGGATCctgaaaataaaggtttaaaaatattttagttttctgaaaAATAGCCCAATGCAAGAAAAACCTTCAAAgttaataagtttaaaaaatgccCCACAAAGAAACAACCTATTAAATATAGGACTctgatatacatatgtatacacacacatatatatttaatccCTTAATACTGATAGCAAACCTATTATTACCAAAGGCCTCATTTTGTGTGACCTGGCAACACAAACCTTCCACTGCAGTCACGTGGTGTTCACACTTGCTCTAATCCCGCTTCCATGCCTACCTATGTCTGCACTGTTTCCACAACAGAAAAGTCCTTCCCCTTGTTAGGTTATCCAACTATACTTAAAACCAAGGTCAGGCACCTCTAAAAAGCTACCTTGACTTCCTTAGTTCATCAAAACTTTCTCAAATAAGATCAAGTAGATCAATTATACATTCTAACATGACCACATGTGTGCAAGTACAGTTGACTTCTCCAACTCCACTCAATAAAAAATGTACTAAGCAGCTATTATGCTTCAGGACATGCTCTGTGGCCACAGGAAGCATACTATTCTCTCATAAACAAGATTCATAAAAACTTATGATTTACATTAAATGTTTTTCTAGTCTTTATGATTAAAGTGCTaatgcataaaaaataatttgatttaaatttatgttaaatatacacacatacgtgcatatatttataaaagataaatacatgAGGCTCACCACCCTAAGGAAGACAGcacattattaaatataaattatttcagctCTTCAGTCCCTACAAAGTGCCTGTGTTGGCTCAGAAAGCTCCATGGGAGAACCAAAGATCTGTAAATTTGTACATACAGAAGGCCTAAGGAGGGCATTCCCAAATAGTACATGGTTTTGAAGCTGGAGACATAGGTTGggttaataattttaaattttattttataagttagCAAGGAAACATGGAATATAAGCCACACCCAGTTTAGTTTTTCAGTAAAGTACCTCAGATGGCAGTGAAAAGCATAAAATGATACTATATTATTGATGATATGAGGGCTGCTGCAGCCTCCAAGTGTGAGAAAGCAAGAATCTAAACTAACATGTGGGCAAAGCAACAGGGAGAATAGATTTATGAGCAAGTTCTTAagagtgaaaaggaaaacaataagaaTGATTTCCAATTTAATGACTTGAGTAGATAGTGTTGTCATTAACCAAGGCAGAAAGACTGAGCGGGGGTGATCTCTCTAGAGATCatgaattttaatgaataaagaccatgggagaagtggaaatgtCCAATGGGTTTGGGAAACATGTGAGACTTTTGATACTTGAGATACAGATCTGTAAGTTGGTGACAAAATAGGGAAGTAGAATTAAAAGCAGAAGGaacatttcctaattttatgaggccagcattatcctaatatcaaaaccagataaaattataagaaatgaaaatttgagaACATGATCTCTCACGAACACAGATGCAGAATTCCTCAATAAAAGATGAGcaaactgggggtgcctgggtggctcagtcggttgggtgcctgcctttggctcaggtcatgatcccaggctcctgggatcaagccccacattgggctccctgctcagcggggagtcagcttctccctctccctccttgtactctctctcaaataaataaacaaatctttaaaaaaagaaaaagattagcaaactgaatccaacaacgtattaaaatgaattatacaccatgacactatgaccaagtgggatttattccaggtatgcaaggctggctcagcacttaaaaatcaaataatagggatccctgggtggcgcagcggtttggcgcctgcctttggcccagggcgcgatcctggagacccaggatcgaatcccacatcaggctcccagtgcatggagcctgcttctccctctgcctatgtctttgcctctctctctctctctctatcataaataaataaaaaacaaaaacaaaaaaagaaagcctttaaaaaaataacagtaacaatCAAATAAtataatccatcacatcaacaggttaaagaagaaaaatcaaatggccaatagatgcagaaaaatttttttgacaaaaTCTAATGCACATTCacggtaaaaaacaaaaacaaaccaaaaaaccctcaGCAAATTATGAACAGAGAATTTCCTGAactgataaagaacatctaccaAAAGCCTCTAGGGTTTAATGACAAGAACTAGGAGTTTCCCCCTAAGATTGGGACTAAGGCAAGGATGTCCTCTCTCATCACTCCCATTCAACATTGTACCAGAAGTCTTGGCTAATACAGTAAGAcaaaacagggggaaaaaaggtatacaatttgggaaggaagaaataaagctgcCTTTGTTCATAGAGGACACAACTGCCTATGTAAAAAATTGCAAAGAATCGGCAAAAACCTCTCCTGGAACCAATTACAGTAAGGTTGTGGGGAACAAGGTCAATATATACAAGTCAACTGCTTTCTTTTATAGTAGCTATGAACAATTGGGAAtttcaaattagaaaaacaatagcataaaaaaaggaaagaaaaacagtgtcATAcagttgtacacttaaaaatggttaagatgggggacacctaggtggctcaggtcatgatccctcaCAGTGGGGTCTCTGTTcaggagttggcttctccctctgcctccgcccctcttctccccagctcatgcggtctctcaaataaataa contains the following coding sequences:
- the ATP5F1C gene encoding ATP synthase subunit gamma, mitochondrial isoform X3: MFSRAGVAGLSAWAVQPQWIQVRNMATLKDITRRLKSIKNIQKITKSMKMVAAAKYARAERELKPARVYGVGSLALYEKADIKVPEDKKKHLLIGVSSDRGLCGAIHSSVAKQMKNEVATLQAAGKEVMLVGIGDKIRGILHRTHSDQFLVSFKEVGRKPPTFGDASVIALELLNSGYEFDEGSIIFNRFRSVISYKTEEKPIFSLETVASAESMSIYDDIDADVLQNYQEYNLANIIYYSLKESTTSEQSARMTAMDNASKNASEMIDKLTLTFNRTRQAVITKELIEIISGAAAL
- the ATP5F1C gene encoding ATP synthase subunit gamma, mitochondrial isoform X2, giving the protein MFSRAGVAGLSAWAVQPQWIQVRNMATLKDITRRLKSIKNIQKITKSMKMVAAAKYARAERELKPARVYGVGSLALYEKADIKVPEDKKKHLLIGVSSDRGLCGAIHSSVAKQMKNEVATLQAAGKEVMLVGIGDKIRGILHRTHSDQFLVSFKEVGRKPPTFGDASVIALELLNSGYEFDEGSIIFNRFRSVISYKTEEKPIFSLETVASAESMSIYDDIDADVLQNYQEYNLANIIYYSLKESTTSEQSARMTAMDNASKNASEMIDKLTLTFNRTRQAVITKELIEIISGAAAL
- the ATP5F1C gene encoding ATP synthase subunit gamma, mitochondrial isoform X1 — encoded protein: MFSRAGVAGLSAWAVQPQWIQVRNMATLKDITRRLKSIKNIQKITKSMKMVAAAKYARAERELKPARVYGVGSLALYEKADIKVPEDKKKHLLIGVSSDRGLCGAIHSSVAKQMKNEVATLQAAGKEVMLVGIGDKIRGILHRTHSDQFLVSFKEVGRKPPTFGDASVIALELLNSGYEFDEGSIIFNRFRSVISYKTEEKPIFSLETVASAESMSIYDDIDADVLQNYQEYNLANIIYYSLKESTTSEQSARMTAMDNASKNASEMIDKLTLTFNRTRQAVITKELIEIISGAAALD